In Archangium violaceum, the following are encoded in one genomic region:
- a CDS encoding FKBP-type peptidyl-prolyl cis-trans isomerase, with the protein MMRRLLPSLSACVLLLTLSACGSSESGDPTKVKYAPSLGVDLAAMNRSPTGLYTQDLVVGTGAVASAGRTAVVHYSGWLPDGTLFDTSRDTGQTFSFVVGGGRVIAGWDEGVAEMRVGGQRRLVIPSTLGYGEFGNGPIPPNSVLIFDVELVGVQ; encoded by the coding sequence ATGATGCGCCGACTGCTCCCGTCCCTCTCCGCCTGCGTCCTGCTGCTCACCCTCTCCGCCTGCGGCTCGAGTGAGTCGGGAGACCCGACGAAGGTGAAGTACGCCCCTTCGCTGGGCGTGGACCTCGCGGCCATGAACCGCAGCCCCACGGGCCTCTACACCCAGGACCTGGTGGTGGGCACCGGCGCCGTGGCCTCCGCGGGCCGCACCGCCGTCGTGCACTACTCCGGCTGGCTGCCCGATGGCACCCTGTTCGACACCTCCCGGGACACCGGCCAGACCTTCTCCTTCGTCGTCGGCGGGGGCAGGGTCATCGCCGGCTGGGACGAGGGCGTCGCCGAGATGCGCGTTGGCGGCCAGCGCCGGCTCGTCATCCCCTCCACACTCGGCTACGGCGAGTTCGGCAACGGTCCCATTCCCCCCAACTCGGTGCTCATCTTCGACGTGGAGCTCGTCGGCGTGCAGTGA
- a CDS encoding DUF2378 family protein encodes MSEPQLIFSHSLQGLLSRAFPKGVPPEAKAKLRTLGVELDKQLLPAYPRETWGRCIEACAPLVFPQERREVAWFKMGERMVDGYKETMIGRAMFSTLRLLGPRRMMQRSQKNFRSGNNYTEVRLTDVSPTEMHVWFNETDEVLRQFTMGLVLAGMRAGGAVEPHVAPLRTDAQGFTLRAVWKVND; translated from the coding sequence ATGTCAGAACCTCAGCTCATCTTCAGCCACAGCCTCCAGGGGCTGTTGTCGCGCGCCTTCCCCAAGGGGGTGCCTCCGGAGGCCAAGGCCAAGCTCCGCACGCTGGGCGTGGAGCTGGACAAGCAACTGCTGCCCGCCTACCCGCGCGAGACGTGGGGGCGCTGCATCGAGGCGTGCGCCCCGCTCGTCTTTCCCCAGGAGCGCCGCGAGGTGGCCTGGTTCAAGATGGGCGAGCGCATGGTGGACGGCTACAAGGAGACGATGATCGGCCGCGCCATGTTCTCCACGCTGCGGCTGCTCGGGCCGCGGCGGATGATGCAGCGCAGCCAGAAGAACTTCCGCTCGGGCAACAACTACACCGAGGTCCGTCTCACGGACGTCTCCCCCACGGAGATGCACGTCTGGTTCAACGAGACGGACGAGGTGCTGCGCCAGTTCACCATGGGCCTGGTGCTGGCGGGCATGCGCGCCGGTGGAGCGGTGGAGCCCCACGTGGCGCCGCTGCGCACGGACGCGCAGGGCTTCACCCTGCGCGCCGTCTGGAAGGTCAACGACTGA
- a CDS encoding PAS domain S-box protein, producing MSNIAVRPVSFSRQDEGDEPTSIPRVEGRVLVVDDAEAKRYFIAKTLRRVGMEVVEAATGQEALAAMASRPDAVVLDVRLPDMSGFDVCHQLKQDPATAAIPVLYVSALLRDEELESRLFEDGADGYIPQPIEPKHLVAQTWALVRMRRAELARQREREQAQVEQQRLQHELAKSQARAKRLTESGVVGTLYWDLDGAILDANDTFLAMVGYTREELAQGRLDWRKMTPPEWEEPDRQSVEVVTRRGVSLLREKQYVRKDGSRVDVILGSALLEGESRRGVSLVVDITARREAERKLTQLMAELESKERLLQAVLQQMPTGVLIAEAPSGRMLLSNERLASILGACAKENVAEFRLRFSEHLDGTPYRMEELPLVRALRQGEEVREVVVARRDDGSSRLTRTCAAPVRDAEGHIVASVLTMEDITEQAVTQDSLRLSEERLRLALDSAALGVWRYDPVSQALEWDTRSRELFGLPSEAAVDRRLWLEAVHPEDRERVLARLEGVMAGESRGVLESEYRVVGFGEGGVLRWVSSRGQVHVDAGGRRWLMGTVRDITEQKLAEQHAVALQATTAAFAHALTPQQVADALVKHGLKSLDACAGSVCCVDGEQLLVLGAVGYAEEVVRANRGMPLTSHSPLSEAARTRRAVWIESREAFERGWPEYAHWTQVGQSRSWGAIPLVSGARVMGVLWLSFSTVRRFSEREKAHLESLCRLGAQALERARLYEETRRRAELEQQFLGMVSHDLRNPLQAISLGARTLQLMERPSPEALMRTTGRIANSADTMGRMISDLLDFTRGRLGGGIPLTRTENDLVRLCREVIDEFSVTHPSSDIRLEGDGSCEGWWDEARMRQVLSNLLSNALRHARAGTPVVVKASRKPGNGVELVVSNEGEPVPAELLPVLFEPFRRGMSKFRPSGSLGLGLYIVRQVVEGHGGKVVVETDAAGTSFIIQVPPGAEPAPAG from the coding sequence TTGTCGAACATCGCCGTCAGACCGGTCTCCTTCTCGCGACAGGACGAAGGTGATGAGCCCACCTCCATTCCCCGGGTGGAGGGGCGGGTGCTGGTGGTCGATGACGCGGAGGCCAAGCGGTACTTCATCGCCAAGACCCTGCGCCGGGTGGGAATGGAGGTCGTGGAGGCGGCCACGGGGCAGGAGGCGCTCGCGGCCATGGCGTCGCGGCCGGACGCGGTGGTGCTGGACGTGCGGCTGCCGGACATGAGCGGCTTCGACGTGTGCCACCAGCTCAAGCAGGACCCGGCCACCGCGGCCATCCCCGTGCTCTACGTCTCCGCACTGCTGCGAGACGAGGAGCTGGAGTCGCGGCTCTTCGAGGACGGAGCGGACGGCTACATCCCCCAGCCCATCGAGCCCAAGCACCTGGTGGCGCAGACGTGGGCCCTGGTGCGCATGCGGCGCGCGGAGCTGGCGCGGCAGCGCGAGCGCGAGCAGGCCCAGGTCGAGCAGCAGCGGCTGCAGCACGAGCTGGCGAAGTCCCAGGCCCGGGCGAAGCGGCTCACCGAGTCCGGCGTGGTGGGCACCCTCTATTGGGACCTGGATGGCGCCATCCTCGACGCCAACGACACCTTCCTCGCCATGGTGGGCTACACGCGCGAGGAGCTGGCGCAGGGCCGGCTCGACTGGCGGAAGATGACGCCGCCGGAGTGGGAGGAGCCGGACCGCCAGAGCGTCGAGGTGGTGACGCGCCGCGGTGTGAGCCTGCTGAGGGAGAAGCAGTACGTGCGCAAGGACGGCTCCCGGGTGGACGTCATCCTGGGCAGCGCGCTGCTCGAGGGCGAGTCGCGCCGGGGCGTGTCGCTGGTGGTGGACATCACCGCGCGGCGGGAGGCGGAGCGGAAGCTGACGCAGCTGATGGCCGAGCTGGAGTCCAAGGAGCGGCTGCTGCAGGCGGTGTTGCAGCAGATGCCCACGGGGGTGCTCATCGCCGAGGCGCCCTCGGGGCGGATGCTGCTGTCCAATGAGCGTCTGGCCTCCATCCTCGGGGCCTGCGCGAAGGAGAACGTGGCGGAGTTCCGCCTGCGGTTCTCCGAGCACCTGGACGGCACACCCTACCGGATGGAGGAGTTGCCGCTGGTGCGTGCGCTGCGCCAGGGCGAGGAGGTGCGGGAGGTGGTCGTCGCCCGCCGGGACGACGGCTCGAGCCGGCTCACCCGGACGTGTGCCGCGCCCGTCCGGGACGCGGAGGGACACATCGTCGCCAGCGTGCTGACGATGGAGGACATCACCGAGCAGGCGGTCACCCAGGACTCGTTGCGGCTCAGCGAGGAGCGGCTGCGGCTGGCGTTGGACTCCGCCGCGCTCGGAGTCTGGCGCTACGACCCGGTCAGCCAGGCGCTGGAGTGGGACACACGCTCCCGGGAACTGTTCGGGTTGCCCTCCGAGGCGGCCGTGGATCGGCGCCTGTGGTTGGAGGCCGTGCATCCGGAGGATCGCGAGCGGGTGCTGGCCCGGTTGGAGGGGGTGATGGCGGGTGAGTCCAGGGGGGTGCTGGAGAGCGAGTACCGGGTGGTGGGGTTCGGGGAGGGTGGCGTGCTGCGGTGGGTGTCCTCGCGCGGCCAGGTCCATGTGGACGCGGGTGGCAGGCGCTGGCTGATGGGCACCGTGCGGGACATCACCGAGCAGAAGCTGGCCGAGCAGCATGCCGTGGCGCTCCAGGCCACCACGGCCGCCTTCGCGCATGCGCTCACCCCCCAGCAGGTGGCCGATGCGCTGGTGAAGCACGGGCTGAAGTCGCTGGATGCCTGCGCGGGCTCCGTCTGCTGCGTGGACGGCGAGCAGTTGCTCGTGCTCGGCGCCGTCGGATACGCGGAGGAGGTCGTCCGCGCGAACCGTGGCATGCCGCTCACCTCCCACTCGCCCCTCTCGGAGGCGGCGCGGACGAGACGCGCGGTGTGGATCGAATCGCGCGAGGCCTTCGAGCGCGGCTGGCCCGAGTACGCCCACTGGACGCAGGTGGGCCAGAGCCGCTCCTGGGGCGCCATCCCGCTGGTGAGTGGGGCGCGGGTGATGGGGGTGCTGTGGCTGAGCTTCTCCACGGTGCGCCGCTTCAGTGAGCGGGAGAAGGCGCACCTGGAGTCGCTGTGCCGGTTGGGAGCCCAGGCGCTGGAGCGCGCCCGGCTCTACGAGGAGACGCGGCGGCGGGCCGAGCTGGAGCAGCAGTTCCTGGGCATGGTGAGTCATGACCTGCGCAACCCGCTGCAGGCCATTTCGCTGGGGGCACGCACGCTGCAACTCATGGAGCGGCCATCGCCGGAGGCGCTGATGCGCACGACGGGGCGCATCGCCAACAGCGCGGACACGATGGGGCGGATGATCTCGGACCTGCTCGACTTCACGCGCGGGCGGCTGGGGGGAGGCATCCCGCTGACGCGCACGGAGAACGACCTGGTGCGGCTGTGCCGGGAGGTCATCGACGAGTTCTCGGTGACGCATCCGAGCAGCGACATCCGGTTGGAAGGGGATGGGTCGTGCGAGGGGTGGTGGGACGAGGCACGCATGAGGCAGGTGCTCTCCAACCTGCTGTCCAACGCGCTGAGGCACGCCCGGGCGGGGACGCCGGTGGTGGTGAAGGCGAGCCGGAAGCCTGGGAACGGGGTGGAGCTGGTGGTGTCCAACGAGGGAGAGCCGGTGCCGGCGGAGCTGCTGCCGGTGCTCTTCGAGCCGTTCCGGCGGGGCATGTCGAAGTTCCGGCCGTCGGGGAGCCTGGGGTTGGGCCTGTACATCGTGCGCCAGGTGGTGGAGGGGCACGGAGGCAAGGTGGTGGTGGAGACGGACGCGGCGGGCACCTCCTTCATCATCCAGGTCCCCCCAGGGGCCGAGCCGGCCCCCGCGGGGTGA
- a CDS encoding phospholipase D-like domain-containing protein, with amino-acid sequence MKNRWPLLVLAALVLAGCPLPNHRLALRIRDDVPETHEGLSLAWYQTVGVELEPGNKVELVHNGHVFDVLEQEIRAARSSIHILVYIWRPGDPSERLVKALRERRPGVACRVLVDPLGSIRFEDMVGPQLVAAGCEVRVFRPLQGTIATLNLKRFQARLHRKLVVRDGVSGLTGGWGIWKSWEGNGRKPDEWRDANIWVQGPAVRGIQLAFAQNWQEAGGGMLPAEAFPEPIPAPGEARAGFVMHTGAPVLTNAERMTLLAIASAKKRLWIANSYFIPTGAIQDMLIAKAKAGVDVRVLTPGRHHDIPPVHEGQRATYARLLENGVRIWEYEVSMMHSKTLLVDDRLSMVGSTNLDPLALSAEEGSLVVDDEALAAGLAKDFEEDMSHSVEIRWDSWRRRGLIKRLSERVTVLFGRYL; translated from the coding sequence GTGAAGAACCGTTGGCCGCTGCTGGTGCTCGCCGCCCTGGTGCTGGCGGGCTGTCCCCTGCCGAATCACCGGCTGGCGCTGCGCATCCGCGACGATGTGCCCGAGACGCACGAGGGCCTGTCGCTCGCGTGGTACCAGACGGTGGGCGTGGAGCTCGAGCCGGGCAACAAGGTGGAGCTGGTGCACAACGGCCACGTCTTCGACGTGCTGGAGCAGGAGATTCGCGCCGCGCGCTCCAGCATCCACATCCTCGTCTACATCTGGCGGCCGGGAGACCCATCGGAGCGGCTGGTGAAGGCGCTGCGCGAGCGCCGCCCGGGCGTGGCGTGCCGCGTGCTGGTGGACCCGCTGGGCAGCATCCGCTTCGAGGACATGGTGGGGCCGCAGCTGGTGGCGGCCGGCTGCGAGGTGCGCGTCTTCCGCCCGCTGCAGGGCACCATCGCCACGCTGAACCTGAAGCGCTTCCAGGCGCGGCTGCACCGCAAGCTGGTCGTGCGCGACGGGGTGTCCGGGCTCACGGGCGGGTGGGGCATCTGGAAGAGCTGGGAGGGCAACGGGCGCAAGCCGGACGAGTGGCGGGACGCGAACATCTGGGTGCAGGGGCCGGCGGTGCGAGGCATCCAGCTGGCCTTCGCGCAGAACTGGCAGGAGGCGGGAGGAGGGATGTTGCCGGCGGAGGCCTTCCCGGAGCCCATCCCCGCGCCGGGCGAGGCCCGTGCTGGCTTCGTCATGCACACCGGGGCGCCGGTGCTCACCAACGCCGAGCGGATGACGCTGCTGGCGATCGCCTCGGCGAAGAAGCGGCTGTGGATCGCCAACTCGTACTTCATCCCCACGGGCGCCATCCAGGACATGCTCATCGCGAAGGCGAAGGCGGGCGTGGACGTGCGGGTGCTCACGCCGGGGCGGCACCACGACATCCCCCCGGTGCACGAGGGCCAGCGGGCCACCTACGCGCGGCTGCTGGAGAACGGGGTGCGCATCTGGGAGTACGAGGTGTCGATGATGCACTCCAAGACGCTGCTGGTGGATGACCGGCTGTCGATGGTGGGCTCGACGAACCTGGACCCGCTGGCGCTCAGCGCCGAGGAGGGCTCGCTGGTGGTGGACGACGAGGCGCTGGCGGCGGGGCTCGCGAAGGACTTCGAGGAGGACATGTCCCACTCGGTGGAGATCCGCTGGGACTCGTGGCGCCGGCGGGGCCTCATCAAGAGGCTGTCGGAGCGGGTGACGGTGCTCTTCGGCCGATACC
- a CDS encoding NAD-dependent malic enzyme, with amino-acid sequence MKQYEKKLDANGRPYLETNLSGLVLTRLPLLNKGTSFTLEERREFGLMGLLPTHVSPLDEQIERSYANFRSFRSDLEKHVFLRALQDRSEVLFYALLNRHIEEMMPIIYTPTVAQAVEQFSRIYRYPRGLVVNPENIGEIDSLLANTPFPDVQLIVATDNEGILGIGDQGFGGLAICIGKLSLYTAAAGIDPAVTLPVELDVGTNRKELLDDPLYLGVKRPRMEGKEYDDFIHAFVTGLKKRFPNVLVQWEDFSKQKAFDVLDRYRDVLPSLNDDVQGTGAVVLAGLLAATRRSQTTLGQQVYVVHGAGAGGVGVARQIVRGMEREGMSTQQARERIYLIDSKGLILKDRKGLEPYKLEFAHEPSRVAGWRIQGAIPSLLETAREAKVTVLLGLSGQRGAFGEDVVKAVAANTPYPVVFALSNPTANSEAVPADIYRWTQGKALVATGSPFEDVEWDGAPHPVGQGNNAFIFPGLGLGVLLTKAKRVTDGMLTAASLALADYTDGARLAQGALYPRMDRLRAASRQVAMAVIRQAVKEEVATRKPPEDLEGLLESEMWRPEFLPLRRAPGQ; translated from the coding sequence ATGAAACAGTACGAGAAGAAGCTCGACGCCAACGGCCGCCCCTACCTGGAGACGAACCTCTCGGGGCTGGTGCTCACCCGCCTGCCGCTGCTCAACAAGGGCACCTCCTTCACCCTGGAGGAGCGGCGCGAGTTCGGTCTGATGGGCCTGTTGCCCACGCACGTCTCCCCGCTGGACGAGCAGATCGAGCGCTCCTACGCCAACTTCCGCTCCTTCCGCTCGGATCTGGAGAAGCACGTCTTCCTGCGCGCCCTGCAGGACCGCAGCGAGGTGCTCTTCTACGCGCTGCTCAACCGGCACATCGAGGAGATGATGCCCATCATCTACACCCCCACGGTGGCGCAGGCGGTGGAGCAGTTCAGCCGCATCTACCGCTACCCGCGCGGGCTGGTGGTGAACCCGGAGAACATCGGCGAAATCGACTCGCTGCTGGCCAACACGCCGTTTCCGGACGTGCAGCTCATCGTCGCCACGGACAACGAGGGGATTCTGGGGATTGGAGACCAGGGCTTCGGCGGCCTGGCCATCTGCATCGGCAAGCTGTCGCTGTACACGGCCGCGGCGGGCATCGACCCGGCGGTGACGCTGCCGGTGGAGCTGGACGTGGGCACCAACCGCAAGGAGCTGTTGGATGATCCGCTCTACCTGGGCGTGAAGCGCCCGCGCATGGAGGGCAAGGAGTACGACGACTTCATCCACGCCTTCGTGACGGGGCTCAAGAAGCGCTTCCCCAACGTGCTGGTGCAGTGGGAGGACTTCAGCAAGCAGAAGGCCTTCGACGTGCTGGACCGGTACCGGGACGTGCTGCCCTCGCTCAACGACGACGTGCAGGGCACGGGCGCGGTGGTGCTGGCGGGCCTGCTGGCGGCCACGCGGCGCAGCCAGACGACGCTCGGGCAGCAGGTGTACGTGGTGCACGGCGCGGGCGCCGGTGGCGTGGGCGTGGCGCGCCAGATTGTCCGCGGCATGGAGCGCGAGGGGATGAGCACGCAGCAGGCGCGCGAGCGCATCTACCTCATCGACTCCAAGGGCCTCATCCTGAAGGACCGCAAGGGATTGGAGCCGTACAAGCTGGAGTTCGCGCACGAGCCGTCGCGCGTGGCGGGCTGGAGGATTCAAGGCGCCATTCCGAGCCTGCTGGAGACGGCGCGGGAGGCGAAGGTGACGGTGCTGCTGGGCCTGAGCGGCCAGCGCGGGGCGTTCGGCGAGGACGTGGTGAAGGCGGTGGCGGCGAACACGCCGTACCCGGTGGTGTTCGCGCTGAGCAACCCCACGGCGAACAGCGAGGCGGTGCCGGCGGACATCTACCGGTGGACGCAGGGCAAGGCGCTGGTGGCCACGGGCAGCCCGTTCGAGGACGTGGAGTGGGACGGAGCGCCGCACCCGGTGGGACAGGGCAACAACGCCTTCATCTTCCCGGGGCTGGGGCTGGGCGTGCTGCTGACGAAGGCGAAGCGGGTGACGGACGGGATGCTGACGGCGGCGTCGCTGGCGCTGGCGGACTACACGGACGGGGCGAGGCTGGCGCAGGGCGCGCTCTACCCGCGAATGGACAGGCTGCGCGCGGCGAGCCGGCAGGTGGCCATGGCCGTCATCCGCCAGGCGGTGAAGGAAGAGGTGGCCACGCGCAAGCCGCCCGAGGACCTGGAAGGCCTGCTCGAGTCGGAGATGTGGCGGCCCGAGTTCCTGCCGCTGCGGCGCGCGCCGGGGCAGTGA
- a CDS encoding fused MFS/spermidine synthase translates to MNARVWKVAPLLFGSGFCALVYQTAWQRELRLIFGASTAASAAVLAIFMGGLGLGGALLGARADRARQPLGLYANLELLVSLSAALTPLLIGMARLVYVALGGTMSLGLVAGSAVRLVLSALVLAVPTLLMGGTLPAAARAAESAEDVRRRALAVLYGVNTLGAVAGATASTFFLFEVFGTRTTLWLACLLNVVVAVVARGVARGLPEHEPSAAPAASEGGATPAAPRLFVLGAAALVGFAFFLMELVWYRLLGPLLGGSTFTFGLILVVALVGIGLGGAAYAVWGQQRPATLRGFALTCLLEALFIAVPLALGDRLAVLAMVLRPLSSFGFGGLVLSWAVVAALVVLPAAFVSGVQFPLLLALLGRGGEDVGRQVGQAYAWNTVGSIIGSLAGGFGLLPLLSAPGTWRLVGVILVGLGLAAVVLSLRQERLAPLGLVPALGSAVLTAGLLTATGPTATWRHNPIGAGRAQLQDVSVNGLREWRSLIRRWLVWEADGVESSVGISSSSGLSFLVNGKSDGSAVGDAGTQVMGGLIGALLHPRPRHALVIGLGTGSTAGWLGAVPEMERVDVVEIEPAILEMARRCSDVNERVLDNPRVRLHIDDAREVLLATGDSYDIIFSEPSNPYRAGISSLFTREFYQSVRRRLAPGGLFLQWLQAYEVDARTVRSVYATLAAEFPAVETWQTQQGDLILVGSEAPLRHDVERLRARLGQEPYRRALAFTWHTDELEGVLSHFMGGSRLTAAMADGQEALVNTDDLSYLEFAFARSVGRAQTGFSFPQLWEASFRMKGDRPDVVGGPVDWERVAQNRIYQGSPPPPGGESPASRQRRAFLGAYAREDGAQALRLWREAEWQPRGVLELSLVAHVLAEAGDEAALPFIEQLRPILPTDAGLTLGLLRLRQGRLPETTEAFEGAFGLLRQAPWVNRLLMQDALLGCLRVASKDAALGRRLFEALEQPFSTSVWQTLRMERRLMLAERLDFKGLCARALAPFEPHVPWTRKFLEVRARCYDATGNALAAQARADLETFLDAEPPSLWEEEPDAPRGAPGPEHEMAPPVSGVGAP, encoded by the coding sequence ATGAACGCTCGCGTCTGGAAGGTTGCCCCGCTGTTGTTCGGCTCGGGGTTCTGCGCACTGGTCTATCAGACCGCCTGGCAGCGAGAACTGCGGCTCATCTTCGGGGCCTCGACGGCGGCCTCGGCCGCGGTGCTGGCCATCTTCATGGGAGGGCTGGGACTGGGCGGTGCCTTGCTGGGCGCGCGCGCGGACCGGGCGCGTCAGCCGCTGGGCCTGTACGCGAACCTGGAGCTGCTCGTCTCCCTGAGCGCGGCGCTGACGCCGCTGCTCATCGGCATGGCGCGCCTGGTGTACGTGGCCCTGGGCGGGACGATGTCGCTGGGGCTGGTGGCGGGCTCGGCGGTGCGGCTGGTGCTGTCGGCGCTGGTGCTGGCGGTGCCCACGCTGCTCATGGGAGGCACGCTGCCGGCCGCGGCGCGCGCGGCGGAGTCGGCGGAGGACGTGCGGCGCCGGGCGCTGGCCGTCCTCTACGGCGTCAACACGCTGGGCGCGGTGGCGGGTGCGACGGCCTCCACCTTCTTCCTCTTCGAGGTGTTCGGCACCCGCACCACCCTGTGGCTGGCGTGTCTGCTCAACGTGGTGGTGGCGGTGGTGGCCCGGGGCGTGGCGCGCGGGCTGCCCGAGCACGAGCCCTCCGCGGCTCCGGCCGCCTCCGAGGGCGGTGCCACGCCGGCCGCCCCGCGCCTCTTCGTCCTGGGGGCCGCGGCGCTGGTGGGCTTCGCGTTCTTCCTCATGGAGCTGGTGTGGTACCGGCTGCTGGGGCCCCTGCTGGGGGGCTCCACCTTCACCTTCGGCCTCATCCTGGTGGTGGCGCTGGTGGGCATCGGCCTGGGAGGCGCGGCCTACGCGGTGTGGGGGCAGCAGCGGCCGGCCACGCTGCGCGGCTTCGCGCTGACGTGTCTGCTGGAGGCGCTCTTCATCGCCGTGCCCCTGGCGCTGGGGGACCGGTTGGCGGTGCTGGCCATGGTGCTGCGGCCCCTGTCCAGCTTCGGCTTCGGCGGACTGGTGCTCAGCTGGGCGGTGGTGGCGGCGCTGGTGGTGCTGCCCGCCGCCTTCGTGTCCGGGGTGCAGTTCCCCCTGCTGCTGGCGCTGCTGGGGCGGGGCGGCGAGGACGTGGGGCGCCAGGTGGGCCAGGCCTACGCGTGGAACACGGTGGGCTCCATCATCGGCTCGCTGGCGGGCGGCTTCGGCCTGCTGCCGCTGCTCTCCGCGCCGGGCACCTGGCGGCTGGTGGGCGTCATCCTCGTGGGCCTGGGGCTGGCCGCGGTGGTGCTGTCGCTGCGCCAGGAGCGCCTCGCGCCCCTGGGGCTGGTGCCCGCGCTGGGCTCGGCCGTGCTGACGGCCGGACTGCTCACCGCCACGGGGCCCACGGCCACCTGGCGCCACAACCCCATCGGCGCCGGGCGCGCCCAGCTCCAGGACGTCTCCGTCAACGGCCTGCGCGAGTGGCGCTCCCTCATCCGGCGCTGGCTGGTGTGGGAGGCCGACGGCGTGGAGAGCAGCGTGGGCATCTCCAGCTCCAGCGGCCTGTCCTTCCTCGTCAACGGCAAGTCGGACGGCAGCGCCGTGGGCGACGCGGGCACGCAGGTGATGGGGGGCCTCATCGGCGCGCTGCTGCACCCGCGGCCCCGTCACGCGCTCGTCATCGGCCTGGGCACGGGCAGCACCGCGGGGTGGCTCGGCGCCGTGCCGGAGATGGAGCGGGTGGACGTGGTGGAGATAGAGCCCGCCATCCTGGAGATGGCGCGCCGGTGCTCGGACGTCAACGAGCGGGTATTGGACAACCCCAGGGTGCGCCTCCACATCGACGACGCGCGCGAGGTGCTGCTGGCCACCGGGGATTCCTACGACATCATCTTCTCCGAGCCCTCCAATCCCTACCGCGCCGGCATCTCCAGCCTCTTCACCCGCGAGTTCTACCAGTCGGTGCGGCGGCGGCTGGCGCCCGGGGGGCTCTTCCTGCAGTGGTTGCAGGCCTACGAGGTGGACGCGCGCACGGTGCGCAGCGTCTACGCCACGCTGGCCGCCGAGTTCCCCGCGGTGGAGACCTGGCAGACGCAGCAGGGGGACCTCATCCTCGTGGGAAGCGAGGCGCCCCTGCGCCACGACGTGGAGCGGCTGCGGGCGCGGCTGGGACAGGAGCCCTACCGGCGGGCGCTGGCCTTCACGTGGCACACGGACGAGCTGGAGGGCGTGCTGTCGCACTTCATGGGGGGCTCGCGGCTGACGGCGGCGATGGCGGATGGCCAGGAGGCGCTCGTCAACACGGATGACCTGTCGTACCTGGAGTTCGCCTTCGCCCGCAGCGTGGGGCGCGCGCAGACGGGCTTCTCCTTCCCCCAGCTCTGGGAGGCCAGCTTCCGGATGAAGGGGGATCGCCCGGACGTGGTGGGCGGCCCGGTGGACTGGGAGCGGGTGGCGCAGAACCGCATCTACCAGGGAAGCCCGCCGCCGCCGGGTGGCGAGAGCCCCGCGTCGCGGCAGCGCCGTGCCTTCCTGGGCGCGTACGCACGGGAGGACGGAGCGCAAGCCCTGCGCTTGTGGCGCGAGGCGGAGTGGCAGCCGCGAGGGGTGCTCGAGCTGTCGCTGGTGGCGCACGTGCTGGCGGAGGCGGGAGACGAGGCCGCGCTGCCCTTCATCGAGCAGCTGCGCCCCATCCTGCCCACGGATGCCGGGCTCACCCTGGGGTTGTTGCGGCTGCGGCAGGGGCGACTCCCCGAGACGACCGAGGCCTTCGAGGGGGCGTTTGGCCTGCTGCGTCAGGCGCCCTGGGTCAACAGGCTGCTCATGCAGGACGCGCTGCTGGGGTGCCTGCGCGTGGCCTCCAAGGACGCGGCCCTGGGGCGGCGTCTCTTCGAGGCGCTGGAGCAGCCCTTCTCCACCTCCGTCTGGCAGACGCTGCGCATGGAGCGCCGGTTGATGCTCGCCGAGCGGCTCGACTTCAAGGGCCTGTGTGCCCGGGCGCTGGCGCCCTTCGAGCCCCACGTGCCCTGGACGCGGAAGTTCCTGGAGGTGCGCGCCCGCTGCTACGACGCCACCGGGAACGCGCTGGCGGCCCAGGCCCGGGCCGACCTGGAGACCTTCCTGGACGCGGAACCGCCCTCGCTCTGGGAGGAGGAGCCGGACGCGCCGCGAGGGGCGCCGGGTCCGGAGCACGAGATGGCTCCTCCGGTGTCGGGGGTGGGAGCTCCCTGA